Proteins from one Gibbsiella quercinecans genomic window:
- a CDS encoding TonB-dependent siderophore receptor has translation MKHQYRWVLNPCLLAILSSPAWAEDPEQEQMVVSASRANRSVAEMAQTTWVIEQAEIEQQVQGGKELKEVLAQLIPGMDVSSQGRTNYGMNMRGRSMMVMVDGVRLNSSRSDSRQLDAIDPFNIAHIEVISGATSLYGGGSTGGLINIVTKKGQAGTQVEFQTGAKSGFNSHNDHDENIAAAVSGGDDKASGRLALSYQRYGGWYDGKGNEVIIDNTQTGLQYSDRLDLMGTGTINIDEHQQLQLTAQYYKSESDGKHGLFLGENFAAVTGDGNAYNAGNLNSDRIPGTERHLINLQYANSDFFGQDLVAQVYYRDESLTFYPFPTLGGGVVTSIGASQQKTDFYGGKLTLNSKPLDDLTLTWGLDADHETFNANQQFFDLNTAAQSGGMTLDNAYNVGRYPGYSITNLAPFLQASYDINAITLSGGVRYQYTENKVDDFVGYAQQQAIATGRAQSADAVPGGKTDYNNVLFNAGILGRLTERQQVWFNFSQGFEIPDLAKYYGSGTYQLVDGHYRLNNSVNVNDSKLDGIKVNAFELGWRFTGDNLRTQAAAYYSLSDKTININKTDMTINIEDDKRRIYGLEGQVDYFFTDSEWSTGANFNVIKSETRVDGKWQKLTVDSASPSKVSAWVNWAPGDWGLRVQSTQTFDVSDSDGKKIDGYNTVDFLGSYNLPVGKLSFSIENLLDKDYTTVWGQRAPGLYSPTYGASELYSYKGRGRTFGLNYSVLF, from the coding sequence ATGAAACATCAATATCGCTGGGTTTTAAATCCGTGCCTACTCGCCATACTCTCTTCCCCCGCCTGGGCGGAAGATCCTGAACAAGAGCAGATGGTTGTCTCTGCCAGCCGTGCCAACCGGAGCGTGGCGGAAATGGCGCAAACCACCTGGGTGATTGAACAGGCTGAAATTGAACAGCAGGTTCAGGGCGGCAAAGAGTTAAAAGAGGTGCTGGCACAGCTCATACCGGGCATGGATGTCAGTAGCCAGGGGCGCACCAACTACGGCATGAATATGCGCGGGCGTTCGATGATGGTGATGGTCGACGGGGTGCGCCTTAACTCTTCGCGCAGCGACAGCCGCCAGTTGGACGCGATCGATCCCTTCAACATTGCGCATATTGAAGTTATCTCTGGAGCAACGTCACTGTACGGCGGTGGCAGTACCGGCGGCCTGATTAACATTGTCACCAAAAAGGGCCAGGCCGGGACGCAGGTAGAATTCCAGACCGGCGCCAAAAGCGGCTTCAACAGCCACAACGACCACGATGAGAATATCGCCGCGGCGGTGAGCGGCGGCGATGATAAAGCCTCTGGCCGGCTTGCGCTTTCCTACCAGCGCTATGGCGGTTGGTATGACGGCAAAGGCAACGAGGTGATCATCGATAATACCCAGACGGGCCTGCAGTACTCCGACCGCCTTGATTTGATGGGCACGGGCACCATCAACATCGACGAACATCAGCAGCTACAGTTGACGGCGCAATACTATAAAAGCGAGTCGGACGGTAAACATGGCCTGTTCCTTGGGGAGAACTTCGCTGCCGTGACCGGCGATGGCAATGCGTATAACGCCGGCAACCTGAATTCCGACCGTATTCCCGGCACCGAGCGCCACCTGATTAACCTGCAGTACGCCAACAGCGATTTCTTCGGCCAGGATTTGGTGGCGCAGGTTTATTACCGTGACGAAAGCCTGACTTTCTATCCTTTCCCGACGCTGGGTGGCGGCGTGGTGACCAGCATCGGCGCATCACAGCAAAAAACCGATTTCTACGGCGGCAAACTGACCCTTAACAGCAAACCCCTGGACGATCTGACGCTGACCTGGGGCCTGGACGCCGACCACGAAACCTTTAACGCCAACCAGCAGTTCTTTGATCTGAATACGGCGGCGCAGAGCGGCGGCATGACGCTAGACAACGCCTATAACGTTGGGCGCTATCCCGGCTACAGCATCACTAACCTTGCCCCCTTCCTGCAAGCCAGCTACGACATTAATGCCATTACCCTAAGCGGCGGCGTGCGCTACCAGTACACCGAAAACAAAGTGGATGATTTTGTCGGTTACGCTCAACAGCAGGCCATTGCCACCGGGCGAGCGCAGTCTGCCGATGCGGTGCCAGGAGGCAAAACCGACTATAACAACGTCTTGTTCAACGCCGGTATTCTGGGGCGCCTGACCGAACGCCAGCAGGTGTGGTTCAACTTCTCACAGGGCTTTGAGATCCCGGATTTAGCCAAATACTACGGCTCTGGAACATATCAACTGGTGGATGGGCACTATCGCCTGAATAACAGCGTTAACGTCAACGACTCCAAGCTGGACGGCATCAAGGTCAACGCCTTTGAGCTGGGCTGGCGCTTTACCGGTGACAACCTGCGTACCCAGGCGGCGGCTTACTACTCGCTGTCTGACAAAACCATCAACATTAACAAAACCGATATGACCATCAATATTGAAGACGACAAGCGTCGTATCTATGGGTTGGAAGGCCAGGTGGATTACTTCTTCACCGACAGCGAATGGAGCACCGGGGCGAACTTTAACGTCATCAAATCCGAAACCCGCGTAGACGGAAAGTGGCAGAAGTTGACCGTCGACAGCGCCAGCCCATCGAAGGTCAGCGCATGGGTGAACTGGGCTCCTGGCGACTGGGGCCTGCGCGTGCAGAGCACCCAAACCTTTGACGTTTCAGATAGCGACGGCAAGAAAATTGACGGCTACAACACTGTAGACTTTCTCGGCAGCTATAACCTGCCGGTGGGCAAACTTAGCTTCAGCATAGAAAACCTGCTGGACAAAGATTACACCACGGTTTGGGGCCAGCGTGCACCGGGGCTTTACAGCCCGACCTACGG
- a CDS encoding arginine deiminase-related protein, whose product MLSAYARIVQAPIAVIEQHGGGGARCMLAEIFAPKVTG is encoded by the coding sequence ATGCTAAGCGCTTACGCACGCATTGTGCAGGCACCGATTGCGGTGATCGAACAGCACGGCGGTGGCGGCGCTCGCTGTATGCTGGCCGAGATTTTCGCGCCCAAAGTTACCGGCTGA
- a CDS encoding arginine deiminase-related protein, translating to MIDFTAEDAQGRAIYHTNVMMSIGIRYAVVCREAMVEATAREQILNSLNASGKTVIAITMAQMHAFCGNILELCSHDGHPGIRSSPCQSRPGVRSHPHNRRC from the coding sequence GTGATTGATTTTACTGCAGAAGATGCTCAGGGGCGGGCCATCTACCATACCAATGTGATGATGAGCATCGGCATTCGTTACGCCGTGGTCTGCCGGGAAGCGATGGTGGAAGCAACAGCGCGTGAGCAAATACTCAATAGCCTGAACGCCAGCGGCAAAACCGTCATCGCGATAACAATGGCCCAGATGCACGCGTTTTGCGGCAACATCCTTGAGCTATGCAGCCACGATGGGCATCCGGGCATCCGGTCATCGCCATGTCAGAGCAGGCCTGGCGTGCGTTCACACCCGCACAACAGAAGATGCTAA
- the hisD gene encoding histidinol dehydrogenase yields the protein MAKWLKKGAEAEAIKNADRKVRDTVEQILADIEERGDAAIRELSIRYDKLDREDYRLTEAEIQACYAQLSERDIADIAFAQEQVRNFAQHQRNSLVDIEVETLPGVILGHKNIPVNTAGCYVPGGKYPLLASAHMSVITAKVAGVPRIVTCAPPFNGKPAPAIVVAQHMAGADEIYCLGGIQAVGAMAIGTKSIAPVDMLVGPGNAFVAEAKRQLFGRVGIDLFAGPTETLVIADDSVDGEICATDLLGQAEHGPDSPAILLTTSEKLAKETLAEIERLLNILPTAQIARQSWEKLGEIIVADSDEEMLDIADKLAFEHVQVMTKQPDWFLANLRNFGALFLGPRTNVAYGDKVIGTNHTLPTKKAARYTGGLWVGKFLKTCSYQRVLTDEASALVGEYCSRLCALEGFAGHGEQANIRVRRYGHKDVPYAGIAE from the coding sequence ATGGCAAAATGGCTTAAAAAAGGTGCTGAAGCAGAGGCAATCAAAAATGCCGATCGCAAAGTACGCGACACGGTTGAACAGATTCTGGCTGACATTGAAGAACGAGGCGATGCGGCGATTCGTGAGCTTTCCATTCGCTATGATAAGCTGGATCGGGAAGATTATCGTTTAACAGAGGCGGAAATTCAGGCGTGTTACGCGCAGTTGTCAGAGCGCGATATCGCCGATATTGCTTTTGCACAAGAGCAAGTTCGCAATTTTGCCCAACACCAGCGTAACAGCCTGGTCGATATTGAGGTTGAAACCCTACCCGGCGTTATCCTCGGTCATAAGAATATCCCTGTAAATACCGCCGGCTGCTATGTTCCTGGCGGAAAATACCCTCTGCTGGCCTCTGCGCATATGTCCGTGATCACAGCTAAAGTCGCGGGCGTCCCACGGATTGTCACTTGCGCTCCCCCGTTCAACGGAAAACCCGCCCCGGCGATTGTCGTGGCCCAGCACATGGCCGGCGCCGATGAGATCTATTGCCTCGGCGGCATTCAGGCCGTTGGCGCGATGGCCATCGGCACCAAGTCTATTGCGCCGGTAGATATGTTGGTCGGCCCGGGAAACGCGTTTGTTGCCGAAGCCAAACGTCAACTATTTGGCCGTGTGGGTATCGACCTGTTTGCTGGCCCGACAGAAACTCTGGTGATTGCCGATGACAGCGTTGACGGCGAGATCTGCGCGACAGATCTGTTAGGGCAGGCAGAGCATGGCCCGGATTCGCCAGCCATTCTACTGACAACATCAGAAAAATTGGCAAAAGAGACATTGGCGGAAATTGAACGTCTGTTAAACATATTGCCGACGGCGCAAATTGCCCGCCAATCCTGGGAAAAACTTGGTGAAATTATCGTTGCGGATAGCGATGAAGAGATGCTGGACATCGCGGATAAACTGGCCTTTGAGCATGTCCAAGTGATGACGAAACAACCTGACTGGTTCCTTGCCAACCTCCGCAACTTTGGTGCCTTGTTTCTGGGCCCGCGCACAAATGTCGCTTACGGCGATAAAGTGATCGGCACCAACCACACATTGCCAACCAAAAAAGCGGCCCGTTATACCGGCGGGCTGTGGGTGGGTAAATTCTTAAAAACCTGTTCTTACCAGAGAGTACTCACCGATGAGGCTTCTGCTTTAGTGGGTGAATATTGTTCACGCCTTTGCGCACTGGAAGGCTTTGCCGGCCACGGCGAGCAAGCAAACATTCGCGTACGCCGTTATGGCCACAAAGACGTACCGTATGCCGGGATCGCCGAATAA
- a CDS encoding LacI family DNA-binding transcriptional regulator: MTGRTRRPVTSYDVAKLAGVSQSAVSRAFTEGGKISPVMREKVREAAMALGYRPSFVARSLITRRSNLIGVVVPGLANPFYANLLDRLSLELNQLGYRVLLFSMYNDDDTDPILEDVLRHRVEALILVSTSLSSHFAEECQHNGLPVLLLNRKNDSETVSSVTSDNRPAAAAIADFLIAGGHRHIAFMAGRESSSTSRDREEGFTQRLLLRGFEPPQRAVGLYTIEGAMAATRSLLAGGRRPDALFCANDIMAIGALNVAVGELGMIAGEDISVVGFDDIAMAGWPMYNLTTYVQPISEMVSATVAIISSQLKDVEASAIQQVLPGMLVIRGSTRPVDGYELKHQ; this comes from the coding sequence ATGACAGGACGTACGCGCCGCCCAGTCACCAGTTATGATGTGGCTAAACTCGCGGGGGTATCACAATCCGCCGTATCACGCGCTTTTACTGAAGGGGGGAAAATCTCGCCGGTTATGCGTGAAAAAGTCAGGGAGGCGGCTATGGCCTTGGGTTATCGCCCTAGCTTTGTTGCCCGCTCATTGATTACGCGGCGTTCCAACCTTATTGGTGTGGTGGTGCCTGGGTTAGCAAACCCATTCTATGCAAACCTGTTAGATCGGCTATCTCTCGAATTAAACCAGTTGGGATACCGTGTCCTGCTCTTCTCCATGTATAACGACGATGATACCGATCCTATTTTGGAAGACGTCTTACGGCACCGTGTTGAGGCATTGATCCTGGTTTCCACCAGTCTGTCGTCTCATTTTGCTGAAGAATGCCAGCATAATGGCCTACCCGTGTTGCTGCTGAACCGTAAGAATGACAGTGAAACGGTTTCCAGCGTGACCAGTGACAACCGTCCTGCCGCCGCCGCCATCGCGGATTTTCTTATTGCCGGTGGCCACCGCCATATTGCCTTTATGGCGGGGCGGGAGAGCTCATCGACCAGCCGTGATCGTGAAGAGGGTTTTACACAGCGCCTGCTCCTGCGGGGTTTTGAACCGCCGCAACGTGCCGTCGGGCTGTATACTATTGAAGGTGCGATGGCTGCCACCCGTAGTTTGCTGGCGGGGGGACGGCGGCCCGATGCACTCTTCTGTGCCAATGACATTATGGCTATCGGCGCGCTTAACGTCGCCGTGGGTGAACTGGGTATGATTGCGGGAGAAGATATTTCTGTCGTCGGTTTTGATGACATAGCAATGGCAGGTTGGCCCATGTATAACTTGACGACCTATGTCCAGCCAATCAGTGAGATGGTTTCCGCTACCGTTGCCATCATTTCCTCACAGTTGAAGGATGTTGAAGCATCTGCTATTCAGCAGGTTTTACCCGGTATGTTGGTGATCCGTGGCAGCACAAGGCCGGTAGATGGGTACGAGCTAAAACACCAATAG
- a CDS encoding MmgE/PrpD family protein: MNITATRQLVNFACSLSAPTIPAVIRHKVRLHLLDALACGWAASRHRVSEPVIRATRLFGGNGDCTVFGEPGFSPLAAAFANAAVINGLDHDDGVEIDGKGLGHPGATLIATALVALDLSPRPVTHDTLITALTAGFEVNNRLIHAIQPSAERFSQVYGVAQHQTIGAALVAGLLLGLPPAQLNQAIGLAAVLTPLPSLHQYNWQQRPLMALKDAVAPAAQAAVQAVIMVQQGLSGSLDALDGDQGFWRMIGSDHFVPEMLTDNLGSHWYAGYGSFKRYPACRWLACALECMECIMQQTGWQAADIRAIEVQTFPRLVEDMMDYRPRTATDAQFSLPWTMAAVAGGLLPGADWYTEHSMQNAALQALADKVTAVITPEFTQRMNGPARQPGARVVVTHRHGESAVQERNKPLGSAERPMSEAEMMTKARRNLGGDKLQVEQLIARVMQENGAVSYCSAVELTGFSPAP, from the coding sequence ATGAATATCACCGCGACACGCCAGTTGGTAAATTTTGCCTGTTCTTTATCTGCGCCAACTATTCCGGCCGTCATCCGCCACAAGGTTCGGCTGCATTTGCTGGATGCCCTCGCCTGCGGTTGGGCCGCCAGCCGCCACCGCGTCAGCGAACCGGTTATCCGCGCCACCCGGCTGTTCGGCGGAAACGGTGACTGCACCGTCTTCGGCGAGCCCGGTTTCAGCCCGCTGGCAGCCGCTTTCGCCAACGCCGCCGTGATAAACGGCCTGGACCACGATGACGGCGTGGAGATCGACGGCAAAGGGCTCGGCCACCCCGGCGCAACCCTTATCGCCACGGCGCTGGTCGCCCTTGATCTTAGCCCGCGGCCGGTAACGCATGACACGCTGATCACCGCCCTGACGGCCGGCTTCGAGGTGAATAATCGGCTAATCCACGCCATCCAACCCTCGGCAGAACGCTTCAGCCAGGTATACGGCGTGGCGCAGCATCAGACAATCGGCGCGGCGCTGGTAGCCGGGCTGCTGCTGGGCCTGCCCCCGGCGCAGTTGAATCAGGCCATTGGGCTGGCCGCCGTGCTGACGCCGCTGCCCAGCCTGCATCAGTACAACTGGCAACAGCGACCGCTGATGGCACTTAAAGATGCCGTGGCGCCGGCGGCACAGGCAGCGGTGCAGGCGGTGATCATGGTGCAACAGGGCCTGAGCGGCAGCCTTGACGCGCTCGACGGCGATCAGGGCTTTTGGCGAATGATCGGTTCCGACCACTTCGTACCGGAAATGCTGACCGATAATCTCGGCAGCCACTGGTACGCCGGTTACGGCAGCTTTAAGCGCTATCCCGCCTGCCGCTGGCTGGCCTGCGCGCTGGAATGCATGGAGTGCATTATGCAGCAGACCGGCTGGCAGGCGGCGGATATCCGCGCCATTGAGGTGCAGACCTTCCCGCGGCTGGTCGAGGATATGATGGACTACCGCCCCCGCACGGCCACTGACGCGCAGTTCAGCCTGCCCTGGACGATGGCGGCGGTCGCCGGCGGCCTGCTACCCGGCGCCGACTGGTATACGGAGCACAGCATGCAAAATGCGGCATTGCAGGCGCTGGCGGATAAAGTGACGGCCGTTATCACCCCTGAATTTACACAACGAATGAATGGTCCAGCACGCCAGCCCGGCGCGCGCGTGGTGGTGACGCATCGCCACGGCGAAAGCGCCGTGCAAGAGCGCAACAAGCCGCTGGGCAGCGCCGAACGCCCAATGAGCGAGGCGGAGATGATGACCAAGGCGCGGCGTAATTTAGGCGGGGATAAGCTGCAGGTTGAACAACTGATTGCCCGAGTGATGCAGGAAAACGGTGCCGTGTCGTACTGTTCGGCTGTGGAGCTGACCGGCTTTTCGCCCGCGCCTTAA
- a CDS encoding amino acid ABC transporter permease → MSYHWDFSILWQYHAVLLAGIFTTFKIVLASVTLSILGGALLAPLRGASRAAIRLPTQGLIEIVRSIPPLVLIVWAYYCLPILFGLTLSSYLTCVLAISLYGSVFFAEIFRAGLQSVDHGLVEAGLSVGMSPLKVLVRITGPVAFLRILPAFVSQCVMSIKNSVLASYIATGEILYQGQRLSTATFRPLETLTFVALFFVATILPLSLLASYAERRIRTRYFKR, encoded by the coding sequence ATGTCATATCACTGGGATTTCTCAATACTGTGGCAATATCACGCCGTTCTGCTGGCAGGGATATTCACCACCTTTAAAATCGTTTTGGCCTCGGTCACGCTAAGTATTCTTGGCGGCGCCCTGCTTGCGCCGTTACGTGGCGCTTCCAGGGCGGCGATCCGCTTGCCCACCCAGGGGCTGATTGAGATTGTGCGTTCAATCCCCCCGCTGGTGCTGATCGTCTGGGCTTACTACTGCCTGCCGATTCTGTTCGGCCTGACCCTCTCCTCGTATCTGACCTGCGTACTGGCCATCTCGTTATATGGCAGCGTGTTTTTCGCCGAAATATTTCGCGCTGGCCTGCAATCGGTCGATCATGGCCTGGTTGAGGCCGGCCTGTCGGTGGGGATGTCGCCGCTGAAAGTGTTGGTTCGGATTACCGGGCCGGTGGCCTTTTTGCGGATCTTGCCGGCGTTTGTCAGCCAGTGCGTGATGTCGATAAAGAACTCGGTACTGGCGAGCTATATCGCGACGGGCGAGATCCTCTATCAAGGGCAACGGCTGAGCACCGCCACCTTCCGCCCGCTGGAAACGCTGACCTTTGTGGCGCTGTTTTTCGTCGCCACCATTCTTCCGCTGTCACTGCTGGCAAGCTATGCCGAGCGCAGGATCCGCACCCGTTACTTCAAACGTTGA
- a CDS encoding amino acid ABC transporter ATP-binding protein codes for MSQSSSLPLLKIAALSKSFSGNKIIDDVSFEVRPSEVIGIIGRSGAGKSTLLRCLNMLEIPDSGHIWLGEEEIGFYGAQRKPVKRRTLARQRASMAMVFQHFNLWPHRSVLQNIIEGPIQVLGMSRKAATEKAMALLTRMGLAEKAGDFPVQLSGGQQQRVSIARALAMEPRVILFDEPTSALDPESVGEVLAVISELAASGTTMMVVTHEMRFALQVCSRLLLMENGRLVEEATPREIWSRPHHAPIRHFMALSGVTAEDLR; via the coding sequence ATGAGCCAATCGTCTTCATTACCGCTGCTGAAAATTGCCGCGCTCAGCAAATCGTTCTCGGGTAATAAAATCATTGATGACGTCTCCTTCGAGGTTCGCCCCTCGGAGGTGATTGGCATCATTGGCCGCAGCGGCGCGGGGAAATCCACCCTGCTGCGCTGCCTGAACATGCTGGAGATCCCAGACAGCGGGCATATCTGGCTGGGCGAGGAAGAGATCGGGTTTTACGGCGCGCAGAGAAAACCGGTGAAACGGCGCACACTGGCGCGCCAACGCGCATCAATGGCGATGGTGTTCCAGCACTTTAATCTGTGGCCGCACCGCAGCGTGCTGCAAAACATTATTGAAGGGCCGATACAGGTGCTCGGTATGTCGCGTAAAGCCGCTACGGAGAAAGCGATGGCGCTGCTCACGCGTATGGGGTTGGCGGAAAAAGCCGGCGACTTTCCGGTGCAACTTTCCGGTGGTCAGCAGCAGCGGGTATCTATCGCTCGCGCCCTGGCGATGGAGCCGCGGGTGATCCTGTTCGATGAACCCACCTCTGCGCTCGATCCGGAGTCCGTCGGCGAGGTGCTGGCGGTGATCTCTGAACTGGCGGCCAGCGGCACCACCATGATGGTCGTTACTCATGAAATGCGCTTTGCCCTGCAGGTCTGTAGCCGGCTGCTGTTGATGGAGAACGGCAGGTTGGTGGAAGAAGCGACCCCGCGGGAAATCTGGTCACGGCCGCACCATGCCCCTATCCGTCACTTTATGGCGCTGTCCGGCGTGACGGCGGAGGATCTGCGCTAA
- a CDS encoding substrate-binding periplasmic protein, which translates to MKLFTARLMSALLLIPGIFLTQLPAQAEDNINTILPNHIIRVGAVNAPPWYQKDLLTDQWTGLVPDVVQAIFKNTDIKIEYVDTQWGTAVAGLQSNRFDILGGFNNTPERAKAVDFTRPMGSHQMGVLTLEKDTKKYQAWATINNPQTRLAAIDGSAAVTLLQPQLDKAQWIIVPDSDNMQLQMESGRADAIVTNDIQMAQYIQKRHQGTMIIPQPVKEQATNMGLRKDRPQLQAWLDGRLEQLDKDGTLKKIWHQYTHPAK; encoded by the coding sequence ATGAAATTATTCACTGCACGTTTAATGTCGGCATTGTTGCTGATACCGGGGATTTTCTTAACGCAGCTTCCGGCGCAGGCCGAGGACAATATCAATACGATCCTGCCAAACCATATCATCCGCGTCGGTGCGGTCAACGCGCCGCCGTGGTATCAGAAAGATCTGCTGACCGACCAGTGGACCGGGCTGGTACCCGACGTCGTGCAGGCGATATTTAAAAATACCGATATCAAAATTGAATACGTCGATACCCAGTGGGGCACCGCCGTGGCGGGTTTGCAGTCCAACCGTTTCGATATTTTAGGTGGCTTTAATAACACGCCGGAAAGAGCCAAAGCCGTCGACTTTACCCGCCCGATGGGCTCTCACCAGATGGGCGTACTGACGCTGGAGAAAGACACCAAGAAATATCAGGCCTGGGCAACCATCAATAATCCACAAACCCGGCTTGCCGCGATTGACGGTTCGGCGGCAGTAACGCTGCTGCAACCGCAGTTGGATAAAGCGCAGTGGATTATCGTTCCCGATAGCGACAACATGCAACTGCAGATGGAGAGCGGCCGCGCCGACGCCATCGTCACCAACGATATACAGATGGCGCAATATATTCAGAAGCGCCATCAGGGCACGATGATTATCCCGCAGCCGGTCAAAGAGCAGGCCACCAATATGGGCCTGCGTAAAGATCGCCCGCAGTTACAGGCGTGGCTGGATGGGCGGCTTGAACAGTTGGATAAAGACGGCACGCTGAAAAAAATCTGGCATCAATACACTCACCCGGCGAAATAA
- a CDS encoding LysR family transcriptional regulator, which translates to MTPKQLDVFISIVQLGSVTAAAAQLAMSQPSVSKSLALIEQQMGFSLFERYKGKMQPTPEARELYKEALRVHQDRLRFERFVDHLRQYRVGQLRVCATPALALNMLPRAVARFRQAFPDYGVVADMCLNNDIEAAVEGGRYDLGFMVKPGHEPEDNRLAVSRGEMVCVLPEQHPLAQQAEVCWQDISPRELVFITTDARLVAMIAEEVPAFRQRQVAAVETNRYSMAINLVRHGNNSATIVDRFSLQGIDTAGLAVRAFRPALPISVVAITDGHSVMSQPGEVFVSLMMELMAETADI; encoded by the coding sequence ATGACCCCCAAGCAACTCGACGTCTTTATCAGTATCGTTCAGCTCGGTTCAGTGACAGCAGCGGCGGCGCAGTTAGCCATGTCCCAGCCTTCGGTGAGCAAAAGCCTGGCGCTTATCGAGCAACAGATGGGGTTCAGCCTGTTTGAACGCTATAAGGGCAAAATGCAGCCGACCCCCGAAGCCAGGGAACTGTATAAAGAAGCGCTGCGCGTGCATCAGGACCGGCTGCGTTTCGAGCGCTTTGTTGATCACCTCCGCCAATACCGCGTCGGGCAGTTGCGGGTCTGCGCCACGCCTGCGCTGGCGCTAAATATGTTGCCGCGGGCGGTGGCGCGCTTTCGCCAGGCCTTTCCGGATTATGGCGTGGTGGCGGACATGTGCCTGAATAATGACATTGAGGCGGCGGTGGAAGGCGGGCGTTACGATCTCGGCTTTATGGTCAAGCCCGGCCACGAGCCGGAGGATAACCGGCTGGCCGTCAGCCGGGGCGAAATGGTGTGCGTGCTGCCCGAGCAGCATCCGCTGGCGCAGCAGGCCGAGGTCTGTTGGCAGGATATCTCGCCGCGCGAACTGGTTTTTATCACCACCGACGCGCGGCTGGTCGCCATGATTGCCGAAGAGGTGCCGGCGTTCCGCCAGCGCCAGGTGGCGGCGGTAGAAACCAACCGTTACAGCATGGCGATTAATCTGGTCAGGCACGGGAATAATAGTGCAACTATCGTTGACCGTTTCTCTCTACAGGGGATCGACACCGCCGGGCTGGCGGTGCGAGCGTTCCGCCCTGCATTACCGATTTCAGTCGTGGCGATCACCGATGGGCACAGCGTCATGTCCCAGCCGGGCGAGGTGTTTGTGAGCCTGATGATGGAATTAATGGCGGAAACTGCCGATATATGA